From a single Miscanthus floridulus cultivar M001 chromosome 8, ASM1932011v1, whole genome shotgun sequence genomic region:
- the LOC136473832 gene encoding uncharacterized protein, translating into MKKASRYLKQLFSAIVAAVKARSTAVGTKASSLRTRLIVLGIMRNKKLLLSAIQSKIHAIMGGGGGSGRHHQQGSSSYGLNNGSGDGEAERLFLASSGARKAALLQSLPSFAVEQEARAVVLLSSLPSFALERERDTAGANEDKDVVEAAAAGEKHLATVNDAAVAAPAGSAAEGEFRLEDEIDRVADVFIRRFHEQMKLQKLESFKRFCEMLERGA; encoded by the coding sequence ATGAAGAAGGCGTCTAGGTACCTGAAGCAGCTCTTCTCCGCCATCGTCGCTGCGGTGAAGGCCAGGTCCACCGCCGTGGGCACCAAGGCCAGCTCCCTGCGGACGCGCCTCATCGTGCTCGGCATCATGCGGAACAAGAAGCTCCTGCTCAGCGCCATCCAGAGCAAGATCCACGCCatcatgggcggcggcggcggcagtggccgcCACCACCAGCAGGGCAGCAGCAGCTACGGCCTCAATAATGGCAGTGGCGATGGCGAGGCCGAGCGCCTCTTCCTAGCCAGCAGCGGCGCCAGGAAGGCCGCGCTGCTGCAGAGCCTGCCGAGCTTCGCTGTGGAGCAGGAGGCGAGGGCGGTCGTCCTGCTCAGCAGCCTGCCGAGCTTCGCGCTGGAGCGGGAGCGGGACACCGCCGGCGCCAACGAGGACAAGGATGTGgtggaagcagcagcagcaggcgagaAGCATCTTGCTACCGTGAacgacgccgccgtcgccgctcctGCAGGATCGGCGGCGGAGGGGGAGTTCCGGCTGGAGGACGAGATCGACCGCGTGGCGGACGTCTTCATCAGGCGCTTCCACGAGCAGATGAAGCTGCAGAAGCTCGAGTCCTTCAAGAGGTTCTGCGAGATGCTGGAGAGGGGCGCCTGA